In Kitasatospora sp. NBC_00240, the following are encoded in one genomic region:
- a CDS encoding carbohydrate ABC transporter permease, with the protein MSTQAMPRRRTIRPRTVVVAAVAWLLAALFLIPYLEMIVTALRPADELRDATYLPSHFEWSNLIKVWTDSTLGGNLRVTLLVAAGSTLLVLLVALPAAYYTARIKYRGRKLFLLLVLVTQMFQPTSLLVGLYREFYQFGMLNSVWTLIICNAAFNLAFAIWILTAYISSIPVELEEAAQIDGLGRLGALRRVTVPLAMPGIVTALIFTFISAWNEFVMGLRLTTVPESQPLTVGINNFIGNYTVQWNYLFAGSVVAILPVVVLFAFIERQVVSGLTAGSVK; encoded by the coding sequence ATGAGCACCCAGGCCATGCCGCGCAGGCGGACGATCCGGCCGCGTACGGTGGTCGTCGCGGCGGTCGCGTGGCTGCTGGCGGCGCTGTTCCTCATCCCCTACCTGGAGATGATCGTCACCGCCCTGCGGCCCGCCGACGAACTGCGCGACGCCACCTACCTGCCCTCGCACTTCGAATGGTCCAACCTGATCAAGGTCTGGACCGACTCCACCCTCGGCGGCAACCTGCGCGTCACCCTGCTCGTCGCCGCCGGCTCCACCCTGCTCGTCCTGCTCGTCGCCCTGCCCGCCGCCTACTACACCGCCCGCATCAAGTACCGCGGCCGCAAACTCTTCCTGCTGCTCGTCCTGGTCACCCAGATGTTCCAGCCCACCTCCCTGCTGGTCGGCCTCTACCGCGAGTTCTACCAGTTCGGGATGCTCAACTCCGTCTGGACCCTGATCATCTGCAACGCCGCCTTCAACCTCGCGTTCGCCATCTGGATCCTCACCGCCTACATCTCCTCCATCCCCGTCGAACTCGAGGAAGCCGCCCAGATCGACGGCCTCGGCCGACTCGGCGCCCTGCGCCGCGTCACCGTCCCCCTCGCCATGCCCGGCATCGTCACCGCCCTCATCTTCACCTTCATCTCCGCCTGGAACGAATTCGTCATGGGCCTGCGCCTCACCACCGTCCCCGAGAGCCAGCCCCTCACCGTCGGCATCAACAACTTCATCGGCAACTACACCGTCCAGTGGAACTACCTCTTCGCCGGATCCGTCGTCGCCATCCTCCCCGTCGTCGTCCTCTTCGCCTTCATCGAACGCCAGGTCGTCTCCGGCCTCACCGCCGGATCCGTCAAATAG
- a CDS encoding class II fructose-bisphosphate aldolase: MSLATSNEIVAAAVREGTGVGAFNVIQLEHIEAVVTGAERAGRPVILQISENAVRYHGALGPTGLAALAAARAASVPVAVHLDHAESAELVAEAVELGLTSVMFDGARLPYQENVAATAAAVTLCRSHGVSVEAELGEIGGKDGAHAPGVRTDPAEAHAFATATGVDALAVAVGSSHAMSTRDAKLDFGLIAELRAAVPVPLVLHGSSGVADEDLVRAVAAGISKVNIGTHLNRVFTRELRARLDAGPELVDPRKYFTPAREAVTEEVARLLRVLAGGSRTGA, from the coding sequence ATGTCCCTCGCCACCAGTAACGAGATCGTCGCCGCGGCCGTCCGGGAGGGCACGGGGGTCGGCGCGTTCAACGTCATCCAGCTCGAACACATCGAGGCCGTGGTCACCGGCGCCGAACGGGCCGGCCGGCCGGTGATCCTGCAGATCAGCGAGAACGCCGTGCGCTACCACGGCGCCCTGGGCCCGACCGGCCTGGCCGCGCTGGCCGCCGCCCGGGCCGCGAGCGTGCCGGTCGCCGTGCACCTGGACCACGCCGAGTCCGCCGAGCTGGTGGCCGAGGCGGTCGAACTGGGCCTCACCTCGGTGATGTTCGACGGCGCCCGGCTGCCGTACCAGGAGAACGTCGCCGCCACGGCGGCGGCCGTCACCCTCTGCCGGAGCCACGGAGTGTCCGTGGAGGCCGAGTTGGGCGAGATCGGCGGCAAGGACGGCGCCCACGCGCCGGGCGTGCGTACCGACCCCGCCGAGGCGCACGCCTTCGCCACGGCGACCGGGGTGGACGCGCTGGCCGTCGCGGTCGGCAGCTCGCACGCCATGAGCACCCGGGACGCCAAGCTCGACTTCGGCCTGATCGCCGAGCTGCGCGCGGCCGTTCCGGTGCCGCTGGTGCTGCACGGCTCCTCGGGCGTCGCGGACGAGGACCTCGTCCGGGCGGTCGCGGCCGGGATCAGCAAGGTGAACATCGGCACCCACCTGAACCGGGTGTTCACCCGCGAACTGCGGGCCCGGCTCGACGCCGGCCCCGAGCTGGTCGACCCGCGCAAGTACTTCACCCCAGCCCGGGAGGCGGTCACCGAGGAGGTCGCCCGGCTGCTGCGGGTGCTGGCCGGCGGCAGCCGCACCGGGGCGTGA
- a CDS encoding Prokaryotic metallothionein, with amino-acid sequence MAVCDVCRNDYWLAFEVKTITGDTYTFDSFECAMEKLAPRCEQCQVRIVGHGVEVSGRFFCCANCARVNGGLGEQIRDAVGAHPS; translated from the coding sequence ATGGCGGTCTGCGACGTCTGCAGGAACGACTACTGGCTGGCCTTCGAGGTGAAGACGATCACCGGCGACACCTACACCTTCGACAGCTTCGAGTGCGCGATGGAGAAGCTCGCGCCGCGCTGCGAGCAGTGCCAGGTGCGGATCGTCGGCCATGGCGTGGAGGTCTCCGGGCGCTTCTTCTGCTGCGCCAACTGCGCCCGGGTCAACGGCGGCCTGGGTGAGCAGATCCGCGACGCCGTGGGCGCCCACCCCTCCTGA
- the hemA gene encoding 5-aminolevulinate synthase, translating into MTAHLDFFTQEMQEFAEQSRQFLEIGRHAGRFPSASAREGRSGAELEISVWCSNDYLGMGQNPAVLTAMKEAVDAFGAGSGGSRNIGGTNYYHVLLEQELAALHGMESALIFSSGYTANDAALTVLAGRMPGTVVYSDQLNHASIIDGLRHAGVEKRVFRHNDVAHLEELLQADGDRPKLIVLESVYSMSGDIAPLAEIAALAEKYGATTYIDEVHAVGMYGPRGAGIAAREGIADKFTVVMGTLAKGFGTSGGYIAGPAAMVDAVRSFARGFIFTTSLPPAVAAAALAAVRHLSGSDQERERLAANAQLLHRRLTEHRIPFVSPMSHIVSAFVGDDARCRRASELLLERYRIYVQSINAPSVKEGEEILRIAPSATHTTADVEKFAEALDTVWQELDIPRTRA; encoded by the coding sequence ATGACCGCACACCTGGACTTCTTCACCCAGGAGATGCAGGAGTTCGCCGAGCAGAGCCGGCAGTTCCTGGAGATCGGCCGGCACGCCGGCCGGTTCCCGAGCGCCAGCGCACGCGAGGGCCGGTCGGGCGCCGAGCTGGAGATCAGCGTCTGGTGCAGCAACGACTACCTCGGCATGGGCCAGAACCCCGCCGTGCTGACCGCCATGAAGGAGGCCGTCGACGCGTTCGGCGCCGGCTCCGGCGGCTCCCGCAACATCGGCGGCACCAACTACTACCACGTCTTGCTGGAGCAGGAGTTGGCCGCGCTGCACGGCATGGAGTCGGCACTGATCTTCAGCTCCGGTTACACCGCCAACGACGCCGCGCTGACCGTGCTGGCGGGTCGGATGCCCGGCACCGTGGTCTACTCGGACCAGCTGAACCACGCCTCGATCATCGACGGCCTGCGGCACGCCGGCGTCGAGAAGCGGGTCTTCCGCCACAACGACGTCGCGCACCTCGAGGAACTGCTGCAGGCCGATGGCGACCGGCCGAAGCTGATCGTGCTGGAGTCGGTCTACTCGATGTCCGGCGACATCGCGCCGCTGGCCGAGATCGCCGCGCTCGCCGAGAAGTACGGCGCCACCACCTACATCGACGAGGTGCACGCGGTCGGCATGTACGGTCCGCGCGGTGCGGGCATCGCCGCCCGCGAGGGCATCGCCGACAAGTTCACCGTGGTGATGGGCACCCTGGCCAAGGGCTTCGGCACCTCCGGCGGCTACATCGCGGGCCCCGCCGCGATGGTGGACGCGGTGCGCAGCTTCGCCCGCGGCTTCATCTTCACCACCTCGCTGCCGCCGGCGGTCGCGGCCGCCGCGCTCGCCGCGGTGCGCCACCTCTCCGGCTCGGACCAGGAGCGCGAACGGCTGGCCGCCAACGCCCAGCTGCTGCACCGGCGGCTGACGGAGCATCGGATCCCGTTCGTGTCGCCGATGTCGCACATCGTCTCGGCCTTCGTCGGCGACGACGCCCGCTGCCGCCGGGCCTCCGAGCTGCTGCTGGAGCGCTACCGCATCTACGTGCAGTCGATCAACGCCCCCAGCGTCAAGGAGGGCGAGGAGATCCTGCGGATCGCGCCGTCCGCCACCCACACCACCGCCGACGTGGAGAAGTTCGCCGAGGCGCTGGACACCGTGTGGCAGGAGCTGGACATCCCGCGCACCCGGGCCTGA
- a CDS encoding hexose kinase produces MILTVTLNTALDITHQVPRLVPYSSHVATAVHARAGGKGVNVARVLSALGMPALVTGLAGGATGRQIRAELAEAGLPDALFAVAGDSRRTLTVAGAEDGDATVFNEPGPPITAPEWAAFQQHYAGLLTSTSVVVLAGSLPPGLPVDAYAGLVRAAAAAGCRTVLDTTGEALLAGAAAGPDVVKPNAAELRTATGCPDTLVAAGLLRARGARAVVASLGPDGLCAVTPDGTWRAAPPEQLPGNPTGAGDACVAALAAGLAAGTPWPETVREAVALSAAAVLCPVAGGFDPPTYRRLRTAVPVQEIHVPRHQ; encoded by the coding sequence GTGATCCTCACCGTCACCCTCAACACCGCCCTCGACATCACCCACCAGGTGCCGCGCCTCGTCCCGTACAGCTCCCACGTGGCCACCGCCGTCCACGCCCGGGCCGGCGGCAAGGGCGTCAACGTCGCCCGGGTGCTGTCGGCCCTCGGAATGCCGGCCCTCGTCACCGGTCTGGCCGGCGGTGCCACCGGGCGGCAGATCCGCGCGGAGCTGGCCGAGGCCGGCCTGCCCGACGCACTGTTCGCCGTCGCGGGGGATTCCCGGCGAACCCTCACCGTGGCCGGCGCCGAGGACGGCGACGCCACGGTCTTCAACGAGCCCGGACCGCCGATCACCGCCCCGGAGTGGGCCGCCTTCCAGCAGCACTACGCCGGCCTGCTCACCTCCACCTCCGTCGTCGTCCTCGCCGGCAGCCTGCCGCCCGGCCTGCCCGTCGACGCCTACGCCGGGCTGGTCCGGGCCGCCGCAGCAGCGGGCTGCCGCACCGTGCTCGACACCACCGGGGAGGCGCTGCTGGCCGGCGCCGCCGCCGGCCCGGACGTCGTCAAGCCCAACGCCGCCGAGCTCCGGACAGCCACCGGCTGCCCGGACACCCTGGTGGCCGCCGGCCTGCTGCGCGCCCGGGGAGCCCGGGCCGTGGTCGCCTCGCTGGGCCCGGACGGCCTCTGCGCCGTCACGCCCGACGGCACCTGGCGCGCGGCCCCGCCCGAGCAGCTGCCCGGCAACCCGACCGGCGCCGGTGACGCCTGCGTGGCCGCCCTCGCGGCCGGCCTCGCCGCCGGCACTCCCTGGCCCGAAACCGTACGGGAGGCCGTGGCCCTGTCCGCGGCGGCCGTGCTCTGCCCGGTCGCGGGCGGCTTCGACCCACCCACCTACCGGCGGTTGCGCACCGCCGTACCCGTGCAGGAGATCCATGTCCCTCGCCACCAGTAA
- a CDS encoding extracellular solute-binding protein — protein sequence MNRSVLLLSAACVTGALVLTGCGSSGGGSDASSGGTTTIKLVAADYGDSAANGSKAYWDGVVKGFEAANPKIKVDVQVVNWNDIDKQVKTMIQSGNYPDVLQTGGYADKVADDLLYKAADVLSPATQSNFIETFSKAGQVKGTQYGIPFVSSARAFFYNKAIFAQAGITEAPKTWDEVKKDAELIKAKVPGVTPYALPLGPEEAQGESMMWELGNGGGVTDASGKYALNSAANVETFSWLKANLVDPGLTYPNPATTDRKTAFADFGAGKAAMLNGHPSLIQKSKDGKVDYAVAPIPGKAGPLKSTLGVADWVMAFKKNGHQAQVKAFLDFAYNKENTLKFDELYNLMPVTQDTLKEMTASGKHADLEPFFALLPSAAFYPLGDTSWDAVSAEIKKSGGTAVAGDPAAVLGDLQKKAEAAAADK from the coding sequence TTGAACCGATCTGTACTTCTCCTTTCGGCCGCGTGTGTGACCGGTGCGCTGGTGCTGACGGGTTGTGGCAGCAGTGGTGGTGGTTCGGATGCTTCGTCGGGTGGTACGACGACGATCAAGTTGGTGGCGGCGGACTACGGTGACTCGGCGGCGAACGGGTCGAAGGCGTACTGGGACGGTGTGGTGAAGGGGTTCGAGGCGGCGAACCCGAAGATCAAGGTCGATGTCCAGGTGGTCAACTGGAACGACATCGACAAGCAGGTCAAGACGATGATCCAGTCGGGGAACTACCCGGATGTGCTGCAGACGGGTGGGTACGCGGACAAGGTGGCGGACGATCTGCTGTACAAGGCGGCGGACGTGCTGTCGCCGGCGACGCAGTCGAACTTCATCGAGACGTTCTCCAAGGCGGGTCAGGTGAAGGGGACGCAGTACGGGATCCCGTTCGTGTCCTCGGCCCGGGCGTTCTTCTACAACAAGGCGATTTTCGCGCAGGCGGGGATCACCGAGGCGCCGAAGACGTGGGACGAGGTGAAGAAGGACGCGGAGCTGATCAAGGCGAAGGTTCCGGGTGTGACCCCGTACGCGCTGCCGCTGGGCCCGGAGGAGGCGCAGGGCGAGAGCATGATGTGGGAGCTGGGCAACGGCGGCGGGGTGACGGACGCGTCGGGGAAGTACGCGTTGAACTCGGCGGCGAACGTGGAGACGTTCTCGTGGCTGAAGGCGAACCTGGTGGACCCGGGTCTGACGTACCCGAACCCGGCGACGACGGATCGTAAGACGGCGTTCGCGGACTTCGGTGCGGGGAAGGCGGCGATGCTGAACGGGCACCCGTCGCTGATCCAGAAGTCGAAGGACGGGAAGGTGGACTACGCGGTGGCGCCGATCCCGGGCAAGGCGGGGCCGCTGAAGTCGACGCTGGGTGTGGCGGACTGGGTGATGGCGTTCAAGAAGAACGGTCACCAGGCGCAGGTGAAGGCGTTCCTGGACTTCGCGTACAACAAGGAGAACACCCTCAAGTTCGACGAGCTGTACAACCTGATGCCGGTGACGCAGGACACGCTGAAGGAGATGACGGCGAGCGGGAAGCACGCGGACCTGGAGCCGTTCTTCGCGCTGCTGCCGTCGGCGGCGTTCTACCCGCTGGGTGACACCAGCTGGGACGCGGTGTCCGCGGAGATCAAGAAGAGTGGTGGCACCGCCGTCGCCGGCGACCCGGCCGCCGTCCTCGGCGACCTCCAGAAGAAGGCCGAAGCCGCGGCCGCCGACAAGTAG
- a CDS encoding response regulator transcription factor encodes MGIELDESGLSIALVLENALHRFALEGMIRVFDRASTIQSLNSRPADGQRFDLVLTAAAELGNDGTPELVQALCADGARLLLLLVDGPEPIDPQALARCEAQGFLAWSEVEPETLREAMSDALAGKFYVSGMLARKLLVRASMPPPAPSPQPAGAEGAALSARELAVLELVAQGLSNKQVSRQLQISEHGVKRHVGNVLTKLNCPNRTLAVVRALEDGLLAV; translated from the coding sequence GTGGGAATTGAGCTGGACGAGTCCGGACTCAGCATCGCCCTGGTGCTGGAGAACGCGTTACACCGATTCGCACTGGAAGGCATGATCCGGGTGTTCGACCGTGCCAGCACCATCCAGTCACTGAACTCCCGCCCGGCCGACGGGCAGCGCTTCGACCTCGTGCTGACCGCCGCCGCCGAGCTGGGCAACGACGGCACCCCGGAGCTGGTCCAGGCGCTCTGCGCCGACGGCGCCCGGCTGCTGCTGCTGCTGGTCGACGGGCCCGAGCCGATCGACCCGCAGGCGCTGGCGCGGTGCGAGGCGCAAGGGTTCCTGGCCTGGTCCGAGGTGGAGCCGGAGACCCTGCGCGAGGCGATGTCCGACGCGCTGGCCGGCAAGTTCTACGTCTCCGGCATGCTGGCCCGCAAGCTCCTGGTGCGGGCCAGCATGCCGCCGCCGGCGCCGAGCCCGCAGCCGGCCGGCGCCGAGGGGGCCGCGCTGTCGGCCCGTGAGCTGGCGGTGCTGGAGCTGGTGGCGCAGGGGCTGAGCAACAAGCAGGTCTCGCGCCAGCTGCAGATCTCCGAGCACGGTGTGAAGCGGCACGTCGGCAATGTGCTGACCAAGCTGAACTGCCCCAACCGCACGCTGGCCGTGGTGCGCGCGCTGGAGGACGGGCTGCTCGCGGTCTGA
- a CDS encoding long-chain fatty acid--CoA ligase codes for MTLSLAAVLAESAARRPDHPAIDFAGERLTYRELWFRARQYATALGEQGIGPGDRVALLLPNGLEFPPVYFAVLSLGAVVVPMHALLKAGEIEYVLRDSGARALVCAGPLLAEGRKGAETADVLLLTVRAEQECEAPSLDLLAERAEPIAAHLPCAPDDLAVILYTSGTTGRPKGAMLTQLSVTMNVTVGMLSPFDFRPDDVLFGCLPLFHTFGQICGMLTCFRAGATMVLTDRFEAASALELMTEHGCTVFMGVPTMYLALLDAATRTPLRPPLDRAFSGGSALPVKVLEEFQAVFGCTIYEGYGLTETSPVVAYNQRAWPCKPGTVGRPIWGVEVEIARAELEGRIELLPAGTVGEIVVRGHNVMAGYLGRPEATAEVVVDGWFRSGDLGIKDEDGYLSIVDRKKDLVLRGGYNVYPREIEEVLVHHPAVAQVAVIGVPDQRLGQEVCAVVIPRAGFAADAALGGQIVAWGKERLAAYKYPRVVEFADAFPLGPSGKVLKRELVARIGNAATGAVR; via the coding sequence GTGACCCTTTCACTCGCAGCCGTGCTCGCCGAGTCGGCGGCGCGACGCCCGGACCACCCGGCGATCGACTTCGCCGGTGAGCGCCTGACGTACCGTGAACTCTGGTTCCGTGCGCGGCAGTACGCGACGGCGCTGGGCGAGCAGGGGATCGGCCCCGGCGACCGGGTGGCGCTGCTTCTGCCGAACGGCCTGGAGTTCCCCCCGGTCTACTTCGCGGTGCTCTCGCTCGGCGCGGTCGTGGTGCCGATGCACGCGCTGCTCAAGGCCGGTGAGATCGAGTACGTGCTGCGCGACAGCGGCGCCAGGGCGCTGGTCTGCGCAGGCCCGCTGCTGGCCGAGGGCCGTAAGGGCGCGGAGACCGCCGACGTGCTGCTGCTCACGGTGCGGGCCGAGCAGGAGTGCGAGGCGCCGAGCCTCGACCTGCTGGCCGAGCGGGCCGAGCCGATCGCCGCCCACCTGCCGTGCGCGCCGGACGACCTGGCGGTGATCCTGTACACCTCCGGCACCACCGGCCGACCGAAGGGCGCGATGCTGACCCAGCTGAGCGTCACCATGAACGTCACCGTCGGGATGCTCTCCCCCTTCGACTTCCGGCCGGACGACGTGCTGTTCGGCTGCCTGCCGCTGTTCCACACCTTCGGCCAGATCTGCGGGATGCTCACCTGCTTCCGGGCCGGCGCCACGATGGTGCTGACGGACCGCTTCGAGGCCGCGAGCGCGCTGGAGCTGATGACGGAGCACGGCTGCACGGTGTTCATGGGCGTGCCGACGATGTACCTGGCGCTGCTCGACGCGGCCACTCGCACTCCCCTGCGCCCGCCGCTGGACCGGGCGTTCTCCGGCGGCTCGGCGCTGCCGGTCAAGGTGCTGGAGGAGTTCCAGGCCGTCTTCGGCTGCACCATCTACGAGGGCTACGGGCTGACCGAGACCTCGCCCGTGGTCGCCTACAACCAGCGGGCCTGGCCCTGCAAGCCGGGCACGGTGGGCCGACCGATCTGGGGCGTCGAGGTGGAGATCGCCCGGGCCGAGCTGGAGGGCCGGATCGAGCTGCTGCCGGCCGGCACGGTCGGCGAGATCGTGGTGCGCGGCCACAACGTGATGGCCGGCTACCTGGGGCGGCCGGAGGCGACCGCCGAGGTGGTGGTGGACGGCTGGTTCCGCTCGGGCGACCTCGGGATCAAGGACGAGGACGGCTACCTGTCGATCGTCGACCGGAAGAAGGACCTGGTGCTGCGCGGCGGGTACAACGTGTACCCGAGGGAGATCGAGGAGGTGCTGGTGCACCACCCGGCCGTCGCGCAGGTGGCGGTGATCGGCGTCCCGGACCAGCGGCTCGGCCAGGAGGTGTGCGCGGTGGTGATCCCGCGCGCGGGGTTCGCGGCGGACGCGGCACTGGGCGGGCAGATCGTCGCCTGGGGCAAGGAGCGGCTGGCTGCGTACAAGTACCCGCGCGTGGTGGAGTTCGCCGACGCGTTCCCGCTGGGGCCGAGCGGCAAGGTGCTCAAGCGGGAGTTGGTCGCGCGGATCGGCAACGCCGCTACCGGGGCGGTGCGCTGA
- a CDS encoding DUF3761 domain-containing protein, with protein MIRTLSRLLPVAVAVLALAACDPNTPTPAVTKAAAVASPPAAAPSATAPSTPPPAAAPPAAPVPEPVVTTEAAPPPAPVTPPPAPAPARTVAPTKAPAPTKAPAPAPAPTKAPAPAGSCAHHTVGECGWDVGVTPAHAGETAQCKDGTPSDSANFSGTCSGHQGVRYWFK; from the coding sequence GTGATCAGAACTCTCTCCCGCCTGCTTCCCGTGGCCGTCGCCGTCCTGGCCCTCGCCGCATGCGACCCGAACACCCCGACGCCCGCCGTGACCAAGGCGGCCGCGGTCGCCAGCCCCCCGGCGGCGGCCCCGTCCGCGACCGCGCCGTCCACCCCGCCGCCCGCCGCGGCCCCGCCCGCCGCGCCGGTGCCCGAGCCGGTCGTGACCACGGAGGCGGCCCCGCCGCCCGCGCCCGTCACCCCGCCGCCGGCCCCCGCGCCCGCCCGGACCGTCGCGCCCACCAAGGCCCCGGCCCCGACCAAGGCGCCCGCGCCCGCACCCGCCCCGACCAAGGCGCCCGCGCCGGCCGGCAGCTGTGCCCACCACACCGTCGGCGAATGCGGCTGGGACGTCGGCGTCACCCCCGCGCACGCGGGCGAGACGGCCCAGTGCAAGGACGGCACACCCTCGGACTCCGCGAACTTCAGCGGCACCTGCTCCGGTCACCAGGGGGTGCGGTACTGGTTCAAGTGA
- a CDS encoding carbohydrate ABC transporter permease, translating to MSHTPARPGASVAPPARRRGPLARLGPLPWIAPAVLLIAVVVLWPVYQMARTSFLRISTTGFVRGPAGFDKYRKLLDEPDLPGVLVWSVVWTVVVVALTMLLSLALAQLFNQQFPGRRLTRWALIAPWAASVLMTAIGFKWMLDRTAGVLNTALTDLGIIDGPQDWLGDPGSAKPWMVLVAVFVSLPFTTYTILAGLQTVPAEVYEAAKVDGTGPWQTYRLITLPLLRPALLVGLVINLINVFNSFPVIWGMTQGGPNSATATSTVFAFQLMNTDIGESAAMSVLNFGLVVVMVLLFLKVSRWNQEEN from the coding sequence GTGTCGCACACCCCTGCCCGCCCCGGCGCCTCCGTCGCCCCGCCCGCCCGCCGGCGCGGGCCGCTGGCCAGGCTCGGCCCGCTGCCCTGGATAGCACCGGCCGTGCTGCTGATCGCCGTCGTGGTGCTCTGGCCCGTCTACCAGATGGCCCGCACCTCCTTCCTGCGGATCAGCACCACCGGCTTCGTCCGCGGACCGGCCGGCTTCGACAAGTACCGCAAGCTCCTCGACGAACCCGACCTGCCGGGCGTCCTGGTCTGGAGCGTGGTCTGGACGGTCGTGGTGGTCGCGCTGACCATGCTGCTGTCGCTGGCCCTGGCCCAGTTGTTCAACCAGCAGTTCCCCGGCCGCCGGCTCACCCGCTGGGCGCTGATCGCCCCCTGGGCCGCGTCCGTGCTGATGACCGCCATCGGCTTCAAGTGGATGCTCGACCGCACCGCCGGCGTCCTCAACACCGCCCTCACCGACCTCGGGATCATCGACGGCCCGCAGGACTGGCTCGGCGACCCCGGCTCCGCCAAACCCTGGATGGTCCTGGTCGCGGTGTTCGTGTCACTGCCGTTCACCACCTACACCATCCTCGCCGGCCTGCAGACCGTCCCCGCCGAGGTCTACGAGGCCGCCAAGGTCGACGGCACCGGCCCCTGGCAGACCTACCGCCTGATCACCCTCCCGCTGCTGCGCCCCGCGCTGCTGGTCGGCCTGGTGATCAACCTGATCAACGTCTTCAACTCCTTCCCCGTCATCTGGGGCATGACCCAGGGCGGCCCGAACAGCGCGACGGCGACCAGCACCGTGTTCGCCTTCCAGTTGATGAACACCGACATCGGCGAGTCCGCGGCCATGTCGGTGCTCAACTTCGGCCTGGTCGTGGTCATGGTGCTGCTCTTCCTCAAGGTCAGCCGCTGGAACCAGGAGGAGAACTGA
- a CDS encoding ACT domain-containing protein — MAGEMDLAKLLGGMRPHLNPGRYVYCTLPAKVPAGMRPVVTVAEPEGVTVVVSQQEADELGLRYEYVAAWITLQIHSALAAVGLTAAVAGRLAEVGISCNVVAGFHHDHLFVAADDAEAAVRALEELAASQA, encoded by the coding sequence ATGGCCGGTGAAATGGATCTCGCGAAGCTGCTCGGCGGAATGCGTCCCCACCTCAACCCGGGGCGGTACGTGTACTGCACCCTGCCCGCCAAGGTGCCGGCCGGAATGCGGCCGGTGGTCACGGTCGCCGAACCGGAAGGCGTGACCGTGGTGGTCAGCCAGCAGGAGGCCGACGAACTGGGGCTCCGCTACGAGTACGTGGCCGCCTGGATCACCCTGCAGATCCACTCGGCGCTGGCCGCCGTCGGCCTGACCGCCGCCGTGGCCGGACGGCTCGCCGAGGTGGGGATCAGCTGCAACGTGGTCGCGGGCTTCCACCACGACCACCTGTTCGTCGCCGCCGACGACGCCGAGGCCGCCGTACGGGCGCTGGAGGAGCTGGCGGCGAGTCAGGCCTGA